A region of Mycteria americana isolate JAX WOST 10 ecotype Jacksonville Zoo and Gardens chromosome 11, USCA_MyAme_1.0, whole genome shotgun sequence DNA encodes the following proteins:
- the LMOD3 gene encoding leiomodin-3, protein MSELSQNSDEEVCPEDIDEDEILANLSPEELKELQCEMEVMAPDPEVPTGMIQRDQTEKPPTGSFDHRSLVDYLYWQKASRRMLEDERVPVTLLPSERSAVEESEGKAGGSGEAAGGRVPGAEGKERRYQNEHLSNSGTQFGETNKGGSDKGREEEEEEEEEEEEEEDDEEEEEEDETELETKETYTNENRHSDQISKKPGTESGEITEKPNENEKKISKLNIPKKLALDTSFMKLSARPSGNQTNLEESLEKVRKNNPDMKELNLNNIENVPKEMLIDFVNAMKKNKNVKTFSLANVGADDNVAFALANMLRENRSITTLNIDSNFISGKGIVAIMRCLQYNETLTELRFHNQRSMLGHQAEMEIARLLKANATLLKMGYHFELPGPRMVVTNLLSRNLDKQRQKRQEEQRQQQMKEQRELIAMLENGLGLPPGMWEMLGGPLPQPRMHEPPQAPKPPVPTAVSLSKRQENARQPAPEQPCREKPVSFRVVKLKKIQRKPAVPEYVEPAEKTNLKDVIKTLKPVPRRRPPPLVEITPRDQLLNDIRQSNVAYLKPVPLPKQLE, encoded by the exons ATGTCTGAACTCAGCCAAAACTCTGATGAAGAAGTGTGTCCTGAGGACATCGATGAAGATGAAATCCTGGCAAACCTGTCCCCCGAGGAGCTAAAGGAGCTGCAGTGTGAGATGGAAGTCATGGCCCCAGACCCCGAAGTCCCAACTGGGATGATACAGAGGGATCAGACGGAGAAACCCCCCACGGGGAGCTTCGACCACCGGTCCCTGGTTGACTACCTGTACTGGCAGAAGGCATCCAGACGCATGCTCGAGGACGAGAGAGTTCCCGTCACCCTCTTGCCCTCTGAG AGAAGTGCTGTGGAGGAGTCGGAAGGAAAGGCCGGTGGCAGCGGCGAGGCGGCCGGCGGGAgggtgccaggagcagagggaaaagagagacGTTACCAAAACGAGCACTTGTCCAACTCAGGAACACAATTTGGGGAGACAAACAAAGGTGGAAGCGataaagggagagaggaggaggaggaggaggaagaagaagaggaggaagaggaagatgatgaagaagaagaggaggaagatgagacTGAATTGGAAACAAAGGAGACTTACACCAATGAGAACCGTCACAGCGATCAGATAAGTAAGAAACCAGGTACGGAATCAGGAGAAATCacagaaaagccaaatgaaaatgaaaagaaaatatcaaaattgAACATCCCCAAAAAGTTAGCACTGGATACCAGCTTCATGAAGCTAAGTGCCAGGCCTTCAGGAAATCAAACCAATTTAGAAGAGAGTTTGGAGAAAGTCCGAAAAAACAACCCGGACATGAAAGAGCTCAACCTGAACAACATAGAAAACGTCCCCAAAGAAATGCTGATAGACTTTGTCAATGCCATGAAAAAGAATAAGAACGTAAAAACGTTCAGCTTGGCCAACGTGGGGGCTGACGACAACGTGGCGTTCGCGCTGGCTAACATGCTGCGGGAGAACAGGAGCATCACCACGTTGAACATCGATTCCAATTTCATCTCTGGCAAAGGGATCGTTGCTATCATGAGATGCCTGCAGTACAACGAGACGCTGACGGAGCTCCGCTTTCACAACCAGCGGAGCATGCTGGGCCACCAGGCAGAAATGGAGATCGCCAGGCTGCTGAAAGCCAATGCCACCCTCCTTAAAATGGGGTACCACTTCGAACTGCCGGGGCCCAGGATGGTGGTGACCAACCTGCTCAGTAGAAACCTGGACAAGCAGAGACAAAAGAGGCAAgaggagcagcggcagcagcaaaTGAAGGAGCAGAGGGAGTTGATAGCGATGCTGGAAAATGGACTTGGGTTGCCTCCCGGGATGTGGGAAATGCTGGGAGGACCGCTGCCCCAGCCGAGGATGCACGAACCCCCTCAGGCCCCGAAACCACCCGTCCCCACGGCTGTGTCTCTGAGCAAAAGGCAGGAGAACGCGAGGCAGCCGGCCCCCGAGCAGCCGTGCAGAGAGAAGCCCGTCAGCTTCAGAGTGGTGAAGCTGAAGAAGATTCAGCGCAAACCAGCCGTGCCGGAGTACGTGGAACCCGCCGAGAAAACCAACCTCAAAGACGTCATCAAAACGCTTAAACCAGTTCCCAGGAGAAGGCCACCTCCCCTCGTTGAAATAACCCCGAGAGATCAGCTACTAAATGACATTCGTCAGAGTAACGTCGCTTATCTTAAACCG GTGCCATTGCCAAAGCAGCTGGAGTGA